gatttctgatcatcaataactaataaacaaatgctgcatttaaaaaaaaaaccaaaaaaaaaaaaaaaaaccttgcatTTCTATATGGGGGAATGATCAGCCTtgatggagtactgcgctctctgggTGTTTCTCTAGTTGCAAATTTGGAggtttaaaataaaagctgctaaTATACTGAGACATTTATTTCTGCCATTCCTCTGGCTGTCAATCACAGACGCAGACAGTATGCTCTTCCTGAAGGGGacaggaacagcagcagctcattgttttcagagaaaaacagaatgtTTAGAGCTGTCCTAAAACTAGGGGTTACACAGTCAtggtgaaatgaaccatttttccagtattttgagctaaaaactgaaaaatacactGAGGGGACATGTGAGACTTTGATTAATTTACTGAAAAGAAGCACACTGTGGGACTTTTAATACAAGCTGCATTAGTAAGAATAACAACTTTGCTCACACTAGCAGCACAACCAACTTTGCGACAAACATTGTAGAAGTGAGACAATGTTTGGTGACAAAACAAGGTCTTGCTCATTCTTACTTATTTTGCACTACTCTAAAATTCAATGTGagaacatttcagaaaaatgttgatcacTATTTCCCAAAGCCCAATATAACATCTGTAAATGTCTTGCTTTGTCCACAGCTCAAAGatatttagtttactgtcatagaggaggaagagaaccagaaaatatttcaatttaagAGGCTAGTATCAGAGaacttttactttaaaaaaaaaaactaatataaaTTAATTCATGATCAAAATAGCTGGcaattaatttaataatttacaaTTATTCAGTTATACAATTTACATGCAATTACTCATGGCAGTATTATTAACCAGTACATTGCTCCTAATGACTACTAGAGATAATACAGGATTGTGTCGTCTTCTTAGTGTACTGAGTGCCTCTTTATTAGAACTGTCATGTTGTTAATAAGTGCTTGTATCAGTGATCTGTATCAGCAAGCACCCAAATGTAAGTCCTTGTACCTGGTCTCACAAAAACTGGTGCAGAATTTAGAGGGGAAAAGTGCTGAAGATTTAGGGAATCTGGAAAAGTAATGATGATAAACTGAGTGCTAAGTACACTACGGACAGATAGAAGGTAAAAAGGATATTTAACAAAACTCAGAGTAAGTGTTTGCATCGAAACATGTTTATCTTTTAGACGTCTGCtaactgaaaaaacacacagttttctTTACACAAAGCACAGCCAGATTGACAGATGAAAACAACAAGGAAATACAGTCTTTAACCTGTGTATGTGTTCCTGCGTATGAAAGTATGTGAGGATTTGTTCTTAGCATTTAGTTAAGGTGGAGTCCATTTGAATTTGCAAAAGTAAGGCTGATCATTTTAATTCCACAAATGAAAAAAGCTCTGAAGTTGCTCAAATGCTCTTCTAAATCTGACCTGACTTAAATCAGAAACCACTGATAAACAAATAATTCCAAAATCAGACAAGACAATAGCACTGTCTTTTGAGAGAGTCACGTGTCAGATTTAGTGATTACAATCATGAATCATTGCTGTTACACACAATCACACCCGTAAACGGTCACTACATGCTGGCCTTCACGACTTAAATGAGGTGATCAGAGAGGTGCAGTTAGAGACCTGCCTCACTGTTTCCACCTAACAACAATGAAAGTCTACTCATGTTAACATGACTTAATAAATTGTGTCTTCATAAAATATTGGCTTTGTCGTCTTTCTGCTCAGCTGGCGCACAGAGGGTGAGCAGCATTCATAGGTGTACCCACGGGTGTGATTATTCAGTTTAACGTCCCCAACCTGAGAGTTGAAGTCAAATGAATTCAAGTTCAGCGACTTAAAAACAGattcctctttttcctcttcatCTTTATATATCCTGCTAAGACTTTCAATGGTTTGTACCTGTAATTTTTCAATAATTTACAAgtattttaaagatttcccCTGTTTTGGGGGAAAATTACAGCTGATATCTTGAAAAATCGCAGAAAAAGTACTGATTTTCATGCTGTCATTAAAAAAAGGCTCAAAAATGTACATAATATTCACATCAGAAATCTCTGTTTTTAAATATAGTAATatattcttttacagtgtgtgacgGTAGAATcacactgttttactgtatttaaactgaaaaaaaaatatccctgttttatagatatttgctgttattttttgcagtgtttgagtGTTACAGTATTGGACtgttgacttaagatattttttgACACACTCGCTGCcaaattttcagcatttctctcACAGATTGTTTTAAACAATGTAGAAGTGCTTGATGAGCAAAAGGCTCTCTTATACTATGATACACAAGGTgagaacaaacaacaaactttTACCAACGTTCACTTTCATTCATTATGCTTCGTGCCTGTTGGTCTGGAAGTGATCTGTGTTTTGGCAGTAGCATTCTGGTGGTGCATTTAAGTCTGTTGCAAAAAAGCATTAAGGTTTGATACCAAGCCCATGTGTTTACATGCTAGCTAAACACAAAGCCATTCCCTAAAACAACAACTCACTTTGCATGTTTACAAGGAAAAACTTCAATCTAACATTTATGTTCCTCTATCAAGGCAAATTACTGCTGGATTGCAGGCTGGGTCTTTAAAAACCACTGGACCAGTTGCCAAATTGAACCCCTGCTGTCAATATCTGTAGGAGGGAAGTGGCTGGTTTGTGTGTGAAGATGATCTGGTTCCCCTCACTCACATTGGGAGCAGAGAACGAGTGACGAATACGACCCCTGACATATGCAAATGTCTACTGATTCACACAGgcgaggcagagagagagagagagagagagagagagagagagagagagtttgtgtgtgggtgtgggtgtgtgtgtgtgtgtgtgtgtgtgtgtgtgtgtgtgtgtgtgtgtgtgtgtgtgtgtagtgcaTGCAAGCTTGTGTTGGTGAAGTCAAAATCTGCCTGCATGTGGTGGATGTTTCTCCGTgaatatttctgtctgtctgcagaatTTAATGTCCACGTGTACACGTGCATGTCAGCATGCGCGTAAGTATGCGCTGAACCTGCTGGGAGCTGTTGTgtggatctgtgtgtgtgtgtgtgtgtgtgtgtgtgtgtgtgtgtgtgtgtgtgtgtgtatgtgtgtgtgtgtgtgtgtgtgtgtgtgtgtgtgtgtgtgcacttaaGTTTTGCatttaagaaaaacactgtagTGCTTCTCGTTAGGTGGCTAGTTAGCATCTGATAGTGATTTAGTTTTAGACTTTGGGCAAAAACATATATTGGTGGTAGTATTTCGATTTTTCTTAGTTTTAGACAAGAGTTACCATCATTTTAGTCTACTTTTCATCAGTGaaattttagtctttttaaagttttcttctGAGCACTCAGAGGCTAAAGCTGACTTTGAATTTAAATACAATTACCATGGTTATAGTTGTAATTTTATGTGCTGTGAATTTACTGGAAAAAGCTCACTGTCTGTGTTTCTCATCACTTCTCAGTAAATGCAGTAAACACGATCATTTCTAGACCCTGCACCACTCTCTCTGTCTGGCCTGCTCacctagcattagcattagagCCGCTGTCTGATCTGGCTCAGGCATGAACTAACtatgacgtcacccgttggtttcaacgccgagaaaatgaagtccggattttgctacttcctggtcgccgttttggattttttggagccagtgacgtaaaaagcgtcatcaaacaggctggaccggagagcaactaggggcaggattggctgaagactctcttatcctgcccacattttaccgcagaggcttctgttgctgtctatcaagtatagccacgccccctggctccgccaactttaacgatttatttaaaatttagtattgattgattttaagatCGACCACCTGAtatctcattttgaccatgaaaactaacgggaaaaaaatcctgagctgtagaaaatcagtctatcaaattttattttttccaaaaatgaattggggtctatggagcaaaagctttttggagccaaccctagcggacggcgtgatattgcaaatttttgacacttccaggtgggcttcaaatttggagccagatgctacgtccatctttatatacagtctatgatctgGCTACACACAACAGAAGATTTCAGCAGCTGATTCACTCAGTTGTTCACTAAAAATCTATGTGCTGTCTTAGCCTGATGCTTGGACTTTTATCTAACGTTATTTCTTCAGCAAACATCTAGAGAACAATTTAAATAGGGCACTGTCATTAGTTCAGGAACCTACTAATTAATTCTCACAGCAACAAGAATGAGTAAAATGTTCACAACTAAATTCTCAATAAGttaagaagaaatttaaatttacatttgtcAACTCATCTGACAGTATTAAAACACTCAGAAAAACACCAAGAGTGTgcataatttttgaaaaaaaagttaaacattTTCCAGAAAAATATTACATGAAACTAATTTAGAGTAATCTAAAATGTATTAATTACATTCTTCGGTAACCAAATTGTAATTTAAACACCACTAAAATCTATGGAACTTTGTGTTGTTGCATCTGAACACGGCACATTATCCTACAGAACATGGCATTAACTCATGGAATACAATTTAACAAATAACACAAgtaaaaaagcactcagagagcacagtatctaccaaggctgttcattcccctatatggcattgtcagaattaaagcatttttaatttaaaaaaaaaaagcaacacttGTTTATTTAGCAGTTATTGAAGATTAAAAATCACTGCAACATgaaatgtggccatttaatatagatgcacccacaaacaaaatgactttgcgctgagtacaggtgtgtgttgtgtattgtgtgtgtgtgtatacattatgtatggataccgaatcatgtgacctaaatatgttgcgggcggcaggaattgatggaactcggaaacacccctacaatttaatcaattgttctttgtatcatttccgctAAGTCCCgttaagtccacagcagtcaagttgtagtaggatcgcaattgtgtgatcgtcagcaggcagctggcgtagtgttcacttcttgtcatagttacagcgatgccatctcgcaatgatacagaaatctatagaccataagccgcatcactgccaaaatcgaatcacttggtccGTCATTCTtactttccctgaaaatgtcatcctaATCCTGTGtgcgtttttgagtaatgctgcgcacagacaaacagtcaaacCAGCCGTGATCGTCACATCGCTCTGCCGCgctccttggtggagtattaatatcattataataataatgataatgccTACACTGAATTGCCAACCACCATTTTTTCAAGAGCTTATATCCCAATTCATTCTGACACAGAATACATatagctttattttattttctacatcaaAATGCTTCCAAACCAGTGCTGGTTTTCGGAGATGTTACCTCTCACTTTATCAGATAATAATAGTTTGTTCATTTGTCTGTTCATTCCATCTCTCTTTAACATTTTCATGTAAACCATTTTGTCAAAATTCTTACTGTGAAATATCACTTTCTCAGGTTTTAGTtgagttatatatatatatatatatatatatatatatatatttcaaagAATATTTTTCATCATAATGCTGTAAATTAGTAGTGTTGTAGACAAATGAATGATGTGCTCTGTCATAGAGCAGCTTACAAAGGCACTAAAATGGTGATGGAACAAAAGGGTACCAGATTACTAAGCATCACACAGCTTGACATGCAGATCATGATaatatctttgttttttatcgGACAGTTTATCCAATGTCAACACAATTGATAACATTCAATAATTGCAGATGACTTTCATTTCACAACATCAACTATTTCAACATGAGCTTTTTGAGGAGCACTGCACTCAAAGTTGGCGGATTGCCAGTTTCAAGACCTGCGAGCAGCTCTGTTGCTCTAAATGATGGCCTGTTTGAAAAAATCTGACGTGTGTGAACAGAACTCAAGTCCAGAAAAGCAATTGGAGGTCAAAATTTTAGATTAAGATCTCTATAAATGCTAAGttccatttttcatttagcatgAGTTCTGTAATGGCTTACTTGGACATTTGAACAGAACAGAGACACTCTTAATGTGATTAAAAGTACTGAACATTTCACAAAGTGTCTCCTGGAATAAAGGTAGACTGTCTCTTCACTGGTGCtttcaaacttttaactggCTCTTGTCAGGATTACGGGAGTTTGATGGTTCCCTCTTTGAACAATGGCATTTCTCTTTGCTGTGGCGTCAATGTAGTGTATCTAAAAATTCACATTAATTTGTCAAATTGCCTATTGATTCtgcatatttcatatttaaagcTTTTCAATTCTTTTTTAATACTGGTTTTATGACTTTATTGGATAGACAAAGtgaaagagagacaggagaagaatgggggaaagagcaaagggccacgagcaggaattgaacccaggccgctgcgtcaGAAACCAGCCCCTATATGTGGTttacctgcttaacccattgagctatacaggtgccAAACTATTTGATTCTTTATTGCATCCCTGATTGGTTACATCAGGTCCAATTTTGACATGCAGATTTATGAGAAAAATTCAGGACATATGCGACTTGGATCAGTGTGTCCACAACCAACATCGTGCTGAACATTCACCCAAAAATTGATCATCAATTGATAAAAACTAAATGGAAATTTTGTGAAGGGTGCTGTGACGACCCTTCCCCTATCCTGcctgtagttgtgtgtgtggtCCTCTCCCTGCAGGTAGTTGAGGAGCAGGTGTGCCTGATAATCAGCCATTGGCCACACCTGGGCCCGGTGTGCATCAGGGCCTTTATAAAACCTTCCTGGTAATCATTCTAGCACTCTGCTGAGATGGCCACTTGCTTTGCGATGGTATGGTTTGCTTTCTTGCACCGTTCAACACTGCATACACCATCTTTCCAGTCATGCACTCACCTACACTACTGATTTTACTGATGACTCATCACATTGTTAGTTTTAAGTTAATCTTTTGCTATCTAATAAAAGTTTTGGCCACAATTGTTTTGTGTACATCTTCCCTTTGTTTGTCATGGCCGTGCAGCCGGTTTATGACAACTGGGGGCTCATCCaccttaattttattttttttttttttttttttttgtcactgttggAGACTTTTGTGAGGTTTGGGCTGCAGTTTGTATTGAGTGTGTCCTGGGCGGAAgatgcatttttgttaaaatgttgcTTTGATGGTTTTGTTTGGTGGCTGTTTCAATTAGGTGAGGCTGGTCCTGCATTTAGTTGTGAGATTATTTTTGTGCAGGCCTGAGCTATCAGCAGTGATTGTATGGTCCTCTATTGTGGTATTTTTCAATGTTGTGGAGTTTCCCTGCAGGTATAGCAACGTGTTCCACCTGGGCtcgttggggttttttttttatttttttattttttttgtgtggggTGCGGCTAGAGCGGTTGTCTCGGGTACACCTGTAGAGTTATCAGGTGGGTAACCAACTTGCTGGGGACCTAACTGGACTACTAGGCTTGGTGTTTAAATATCCCACCGCTGACCCACATGAAGACTAGGGACCAGGTAGATGGATTAGTTTTATTTAAGTAGGTCAGATCGAGAGAGACTTCTGCATTTTGTCTGTAGGAcacatttattgtcatttttgggcCCTGGTGGACTTAAAGTGTTACTGTCTGTTGGTTCTGGCTTGTTTTGTTCTGGTTACTGGGCCTAGGGAGTAACCACAATGGCAGGGATAGAAGAGTTTGTTGCTGCTCCATCTGAAGCCTTTTTGGATCGCTGCACTAAGGATCAACTTCTTCAAATTGCAGAAGAATATGAGATTGATCTAAGTGATCTTGGTGATAAACGGTGTAAGGACAGTATAAAGGCTGTGGTTAAAGAACAGTTGGTAGAAGGTGGCGTGCTGGTGGTAAAGCAACAGAAATGAGGTCAGTCACTGTTAGCACAGCCAATTGTTTCTGCAACAGGAAACTTAACATTTGAGTAGCAGAAATAATTGCTTTTATTGCAATTAACCCATGATAAGGAGAAGCAAAGGTTTGAAATAGAAAGATACAAAATGGAActtaataaagaagtgcaaatCCAATGACTGCTGTGTGAGACAGAGCAAGCACAGATAGCCTTGCAGGCTTCAAAGTTGGGGTTAATAAGAGATGGGTTGCAAGAGGAAGGGAATTCCTCTTCTCTCTATTGTGGGTCCTCAGATGTAATGAGTAGTTTACGACTTGCCTAAATTCAATGAGAGGGATCCAgatgtgtgtgggtttttttttttttttttttgtcctgtttgagCGCATTGCAGAGGCAAGGAAGTGGTCAGATTCGGACCAAGTATTGCTGTTGCAATATGTGCTGTCAGGAAAAGCACAGGAGGCTTATGCATCGTTAGTCAGTGAAGATTTAAATTATAAATCTGTAAAGGCGGCTGTGTTAAAGGCTTACGAGTTAGTTCCTGAAGCGTATCGCCAGCGGTTTGACACTCTGAGCAATCTTATAATCTTAGAGCAGTTTAAAAACTCTTTGCCAGGTCTAGTGACCACCTATTTAACAGAATGCAAGGTTGAAACTGTCATGGAGGCTGAAGAACTGGCAGATGAGTATGTGCTCATACACAAGTCTCATCTTGGTGAGATGGTAAGGGAAACAGCAGTCCATCTTTCCACTCATGCACTCACACTACTGATGATTCATCACATTGTTAGTTTTAAGTTAATCTTTTGCTATCTAATAAAGGTTTTGGCCATAATTGTTTTGTGTGCATCTTCCCTTTGTTTGTCATGGCCGTGCAGCCAGTTTATGACAGGCGATCTGACCACAGCTATGAAATGTGCAAACCTAATGTCGGTGTTCCAAATAATGGCTTCCTCTTGTTCTTAGCACCTTCATTGCCACTGCACCTTTAAGTGGCTGTAAAATCATTGCACAGTggcttgttgttttctgttgaatTTCATAATGGGAGAGAACGCTCGGTGCCAGTCATAACTGATTGTAAATCTGGTCAGTGGCTTGTGGAGGCTGTGGCTGTTAGGCGTTGCAACACTTAGGACTATCGGGCTTTTTAGGTCTATCAAATACATGGTTGACTGCAAAGGCTGCTGTTTTGTGATATACTGTGATAATGTGTCCAGTGTGTCTCCGAGTGAGATGCTGGTCACAATGAGTTTATGTAGAAGACGTGATTGCCTGTTAAAATTAATTTCTTTCTCGATGCAGAGTTGGATACACATCTGTGTCTGTTTCCTGCTGTTCATCATGCTTGGGGTGCATTCAAATACATTTGACGTCAGCCCAGTGACCGATGACATCTCCAAACTCTATACTTTGGTAAGCACGTCACTGCAATTTTAAACCACTAAACGATGAGAAACCACATGCACTGTATCAAATGCACAAATGCAAGTGATCTACAGCAGCATAGAATTGTGTCCCTGCTTTCTGCTGTTTGAGTATTAATTTTGTTTCtatatacactgctgttcaacagtttggcatcacccagataatttcatgtcttccatgaaaactcacatttttatttatgtgctaacatgattgcacagggttttctgatcatcaattagcctttcaacaccattagctaacacaatgtagcattagaacacaggagtgatggttgctggaaatgttcctctgtacccctatgtagatatttgaTTAAGAATaaaccatttccagctagaatagtcatttaccacattaacaatgtataGACTGGATTTCCAATTCATTAGGACATTaataaaggacatttctaagtgaccctaaacttttgaacagtagtatatttacacagtataaaaataaaagcactccTACAAGTACGTAGCTGATGTAGAGCGTAATTTCAAGTGAGACGTGGTTACCAGTCTGGAATGGCAGACATATGGTTCTCTATTGTCACTTTCGCccatatttcacatttgtcATTACTAAAGCAGCTGTGGAAATGGGTCAACAAGTGAATTGGCACTTTGtcagcaaagagacaaaatgaaaaggtaTATAAACAAACGTACTGGAAGCAAACCTGCAGCACTATAACTAACAGGTATTGCACGACTAAGTCTTAGTGTTTGTAGCTTTCTTTATTCAAaattaaagtcctgctgcttgTTTTGATATGGATGTAATTTGCAGTTTAATGTTTCTCTTTACAGAAGCAAAACATTCCTAAAGATTACAAAATTCCTGTGCGCTACATTCCAAAACAAGAGGTATGTGAAATCCAGTGTATTCACACATGCAACCTTTAGGTTTTCagcaaaaaacactgaattctgAAATGACCTCCTTACTTCTCCCAAGACAAAAACCtagtgtcacttttttttttgtaaaaaaaaaaaataggattgGTGCACTGTAACACACAACATGCATTGCATTTAATGCCGTATCTCTTCTCTTACTTTTCCAGTGTGGGATGTGTTGGGTGAAATTAAATATCTACCCTTTGGAGGCGAGTTTACAAGATTTAGCACATAAGTTTGGAAACATTTCATCTAACAGAAACGACATTGGGATTTTCATCCTAATACTCCAAGACTTGCGACTCAGAATGGATTCAGTGGTAAGTTCATTGATTCCATCATAGATCTACTGAATAGATGGAAACCAGACACCTCTGAGCTGCGTCTCAATAAACCACTGTACTGAACATGGTTTTTGTATATTCTCAAAACTTCTGT
This window of the Acanthochromis polyacanthus isolate Apoly-LR-REF ecotype Palm Island chromosome 8, KAUST_Apoly_ChrSc, whole genome shotgun sequence genome carries:
- the LOC127535080 gene encoding kit ligand-like, with the translated sequence MVDCKGCCFVIYCDNVSSVSPSEMLVTMSLCRRRDCLLKLISFSMQSWIHICVCFLLFIMLGVHSNTFDVSPVTDDISKLYTLKQNIPKDYKIPVRYIPKQECGMCWVKLNIYPLEASLQDLAHKFGNISSNRNDIGIFILILQDLRLRMDSVEPIMFEFECHYREERWPTERYFDFVKDFLTAAQNKEDSDDCDPPPCPTTPYTVITEYSKRELK